TAGGTTGGCATTCAGCTTTTTGCGGCTCTTGTAATCACTGTAGCGAGGGAGATCATAATTTATGCGGAAGCGCGCAAGGGACTATCGTAGCTCATCATGGAGGATTTGCTGATAAAGTTCGAGCTCAAGCTAACAGCGTTGTACCGATACCTGATGGTCTTGATCTATCAAAAGTTGGCCCCCTATTTTGTGGCGGAATCACCGTCTTCAACCCCTTGGTCCAATATAATATTCCTCCAACGGCAAAAGTAGCTGTCATTGGCATCGGTGGTTTAGGTCATCTTGCCCTACAATTCCTCAATGCTTGGGGCTGTGAAGTTACTGCTTTCACTTCGAGCGAGAGTAAAAAACAAGAAGCTCTAACCCTCGGCGCTCATCATACCTTAAACTCTCGCGATGCAGAGGAAATCGAAAAAGCAGCTGGTAGCTTTGACTTAATTATCTCTACTGTTAACGTCAAACTTGACTGGGAACTCTACATCAACACCCTAAAAGCCAAAGGTAGACTCCATTTTGTAGGCGCCACCCTTGAACCCATCGAAGTCCAAGCATTTTCTTTGATCATGAGCCAAAGATCAATATCTGGCTCTCCCGTAGGAAGTCCTGCGACTATCGCAAAGATGTTAGATTTTGCAAAAATTCATAACATTGAAGCCCAGGTGGAAATCTTCCCTATGAGCAAAGCCAACGAAGCCATTGCTCACCTTGAATCTGGGCAAGCCCGCTATCGAGTTGTCTTAGAAAACTAAGTAGAAAGCAATGATTTCAGGGAAAGGTAATCATCAAAAATAATGGTGGGTTTAAGTCCACCATCATTTCCCATACCCGCAGTAAAGAAAGCATTATCGACGCCAGCATTTTGCGCCACTCGCAAATCGGTATGGTGATCACCTACCATTAAAGCATCTTCCGCAGAAACGTGATTGAGCTCCAAGCACTTGTAAATACCACCGGGATCTGGCTTGTGACAGCCTGCTCCTTCTGGCCCCAAAATCGGGGTAAAATAATGATCGAGCTCTAATTCTTTTAAAATTATATCTGTCATTGCTTGAGGTTTATTCGTCAAGACAGACATCTTTACACCTTGTGTTTTCATGAATTTTAAAAGGCCTCGACAATCATCATAAACTCGACTGAAAATACAAATTTTTCTTTTGTACGCCGCTAGCATAAGTTCGACCGCTTTAGTTATTTCAATATCATGCCCATCGATAGATCTTTCTACTAATTTCACAGCGCCATCTCCCACATAGGAAATCACCTGACTTAAAGGTAAACTTGGTAGCTCATAGAATCTTCGCATCTCATTAACTGCAGCGGCTAGATCTTCTCGCGTATCAACTAAAGTGCCATCTAAATCAAAAATCAAAAGTTTATATTTCATCTTCATACTCTCGCTCAAGTTGTTTAAACTGTTCGTACATCCCTAACTGTTCATAGATTCTCAATAAATCTCTATCTGGTTCCAGATAAATTTTGATTAATTCTTGACTAACAGGGTGTTTGAATGAAAGATAGAAACAGTGCAACATTAAACGACGCAATTCAAATTTTTCTCTAAAAAAGCGATTCTGATGTGAGTCACCATCTGTACTATCACCAATAATTGGATAAGCCAAATCACGCATATGACGACGTAGTTGATGATAACGCCCTGTTACAGGTTCTAGTTCAACCAGCCCATAGCGTACTGTTGGGAACTTCCCTAAAGGCTCATCAATTTCTGCTGTTGCCAAACCGCGATAACGAGTCAAACAATCCTGTATGGTGCCATTGCTTTTTTTAAGAAGTTGTTTATCGACTTTGCCCTTCCCCTCAAGCCAACCTCGAACGAGGGCAATATACTTTTTCTCAACTGTTTTTTCATTAAATTGTTTCTGAAGCTCGCGGCACATCTCTGGACTTTTTGCAAATAATAGCGGCCCAGAAACTGGGCGATCCAAGCGATGTACGGCATAAACGTATTGACCACCTAATTTATTTCTCACCATCGTCAGTAAAGTTCGACGATCACGGCACATCTCAGAACGATGCACACTGATTTTTGCTAATTTTTTCGCAACAACTAAATATTCATCTTCATACAAAAATTTAACGTGCTGCGGGCCACTCATGACTTAACAAAATCTTCAATAAATTCATAGACTTTTTCACTACATTGCGCCCTCAGTAAATCGTGGCAGTCATAATCATCTACACAGAGGTTATCTGTTTTATAGTGTTTAGCAAAACGTTTTATTTCCTTGGGGTTCACAATGCTATCCCCCGAAGACCATGCTAAACCCAAGTTAACTCGCTCACTCAAGCTAGACATATCTTTAGCGCGCAATTCTAACATGAGTTCTTGAATGGCATTCAAGTAAGACAAAGGAACTCGTTTAGCAATCAAAGGGTCATTCTGAAATATGAATTGCTCTTTGCGCAACTCACTCACATTAGGGCTCACTTCATTACAAGGTATACTCCACTTAGCTTGACTCAAATACTTACCTAGCATTTTTGTTCCTGGGAAATTTAGATAGCGCATTTCGTGGACGAGCTGCAAAATACCATTAAACATCATGCTCATCGGTTTAAGTAAGCCTCTCGCCTTCGGAATATTGACTCGAAGTGCAGGACTTAAAAGTAGAGTTTTTTTCAGCCGTGGCGAGTTATAACGCTCAGATAAAGCCAAAGCTAACAAGCCCCCCATGCTGAACCCTACAATAATGATCGGCTTATCCGATTGTAATTCTATCAAGCGAAGATCCTCCTCTAGCTCCTTCAAATGACAGAACATACTCACCGTCTCTCTACTCTGATGATATTCTCTCTCCAACTCAGAGCCTACCAAATCATGTCTCAGTAAATCTAAGTTTTCTGAACCATCAAGATAAAATTTTTGGATTTCTTTAAACGCTGAGCTCTGTAAACCGCGCTCACCATGACCTAAATGAGTTGGAACATGAACCTGGCAACCATGAGACTGTAAAAACTTGGCCAAATCATACATGCGGCCTTCATGTTCACAGAGCCCATGCAACAAAAGGCACTCGTATTCCGCTGAAGCGTTCTCAAATTTCATTACTTCTCTTTACTCGCTTTACGGGGGCCTTCAAAATGTTCTTTATTTTGATATTGAGGTTTAATATTTTTTCGTGTAGCATTTTCAAAAAGTTTTAGCGCTGGCTTTGGATCTTTATTTTCTGGTGTAAAACTCAAAAGCATTGGACGGTGATCCGAAGCAATGAACCAATGAGGTGAATGAGGAATTACCAAAGTATCATAGTTAATTTCGCTTAACATCGCATAAGAGGAGAAAAAGTAATCAATCCGTGAATATTCGTCACTTTTATCATAATAATGTGTCCAAGAAGCATGACTTTTATCGTAGGGACGCAAATCATATAAACGCTTTTCTGCTTTATAGCGTCGGTATTGAATTTCTTTTATAGGAGAACTATCGAAAGTATCATTCATATCCCCTGCCACAATAATGTTCGCTTCTGGCTCTTTTTTCAAAATTTCATCTACCAAGTAATGCAATTGCCTGGCCTCATAACGCCTCATATCGGTCTGTCCCAAGGGCGTTGGAATCTTCGATTTTAAATGCGCTCCAATAAAATGGAGTTTATAAGAATTTTGCCATTCAAAGATGCAATAGGCAAATCCCCGGGACACAAAAACTTCTTCACTCTTGAGTTTAAACTTCACCCGTGTTCTATGATCAACTTTCACTGGTGGGAATTTAGCCAAAATGCAGAGTCTTCTTAGGGAGTCGGGGCCTTCAACAATTGATTTAAAGGTGTAATGAACTTGCCTTTCAGCTAGGTCCTTAAGCAATTCATCGAGTGAATCACCGTGACCTAATTCCGACAACAAAACAATATCGGCATCAATCTGTGCGATTACATTAGCCGTAGCCTGACGCGATACAGAACTTTTGAGCTGATAAGATGATTCGGAAGGGTTGTAATTAT
The sequence above is a segment of the Lentisphaera araneosa HTCC2155 genome. Coding sequences within it:
- the ahr gene encoding NADPH-dependent aldehyde reductase Ahr, with product MINAYAVNNPREPLQKISYDPGILEKDQVEIDVKYCGICHSDLSMMNNDWGISQYPLVPGHEVTGIISQVGESVTHLKVGQAVGLGWHSAFCGSCNHCSEGDHNLCGSAQGTIVAHHGGFADKVRAQANSVVPIPDGLDLSKVGPLFCGGITVFNPLVQYNIPPTAKVAVIGIGGLGHLALQFLNAWGCEVTAFTSSESKKQEALTLGAHHTLNSRDAEEIEKAAGSFDLIISTVNVKLDWELYINTLKAKGRLHFVGATLEPIEVQAFSLIMSQRSISGSPVGSPATIAKMLDFAKIHNIEAQVEIFPMSKANEAIAHLESGQARYRVVLEN
- a CDS encoding HAD family hydrolase; the protein is MKYKLLIFDLDGTLVDTREDLAAAVNEMRRFYELPSLPLSQVISYVGDGAVKLVERSIDGHDIEITKAVELMLAAYKRKICIFSRVYDDCRGLLKFMKTQGVKMSVLTNKPQAMTDIILKELELDHYFTPILGPEGAGCHKPDPGGIYKCLELNHVSAEDALMVGDHHTDLRVAQNAGVDNAFFTAGMGNDGGLKPTIIFDDYLSLKSLLST
- a CDS encoding pseudouridine synthase, with the protein product MSGPQHVKFLYEDEYLVVAKKLAKISVHRSEMCRDRRTLLTMVRNKLGGQYVYAVHRLDRPVSGPLLFAKSPEMCRELQKQFNEKTVEKKYIALVRGWLEGKGKVDKQLLKKSNGTIQDCLTRYRGLATAEIDEPLGKFPTVRYGLVELEPVTGRYHQLRRHMRDLAYPIIGDSTDGDSHQNRFFREKFELRRLMLHCFYLSFKHPVSQELIKIYLEPDRDLLRIYEQLGMYEQFKQLEREYEDEI
- a CDS encoding alpha/beta hydrolase, producing MKFENASAEYECLLLHGLCEHEGRMYDLAKFLQSHGCQVHVPTHLGHGERGLQSSAFKEIQKFYLDGSENLDLLRHDLVGSELEREYHQSRETVSMFCHLKELEEDLRLIELQSDKPIIIVGFSMGGLLALALSERYNSPRLKKTLLLSPALRVNIPKARGLLKPMSMMFNGILQLVHEMRYLNFPGTKMLGKYLSQAKWSIPCNEVSPNVSELRKEQFIFQNDPLIAKRVPLSYLNAIQELMLELRAKDMSSLSERVNLGLAWSSGDSIVNPKEIKRFAKHYKTDNLCVDDYDCHDLLRAQCSEKVYEFIEDFVKS
- a CDS encoding endonuclease/exonuclease/phosphatase family protein — encoded protein: MKRGSAKFIFLLATVFPIVVQAQIKLKPESVSILAYNLYNYNPSESSYQLKSSVSRQATANVIAQIDADIVLLSELGHGDSLDELLKDLAERQVHYTFKSIVEGPDSLRRLCILAKFPPVKVDHRTRVKFKLKSEEVFVSRGFAYCIFEWQNSYKLHFIGAHLKSKIPTPLGQTDMRRYEARQLHYLVDEILKKEPEANIIVAGDMNDTFDSSPIKEIQYRRYKAEKRLYDLRPYDKSHASWTHYYDKSDEYSRIDYFFSSYAMLSEINYDTLVIPHSPHWFIASDHRPMLLSFTPENKDPKPALKLFENATRKNIKPQYQNKEHFEGPRKASKEK